The Nocardia sp. NBC_01503 sequence CGCATCCGGCGCCTTGGTGGCCACCGAGGTCCGCCGCCGACCCGCGGAATCGATGAAGCTGAGCCGATCGACTTCGATTGCCGACTTACGCAATTCGGGCATCACACCCATCTGCTCGACCACATCGATCGCGAATCCGCGCACGTCGACCGGGTTTCCGCTGGACCGCTGCCCGGTGGCGCGCTCGACCACCGTGACATCGAACCCGCGTTCGCTCAGCCAGTGCGCCAGCGTCGAGCCGCCGACACCCGCACCCGAAATGAGAACTTTTCCGCTCATGACAATCACCTTTTCGATCCAAGTGGACGAACTTCGTCCGCTTATCCGAATGCTACGCTAAGTGGAATCAATTCGTCCACTTATAGGAGGTGGGTCCGACGGCCGAGCAGCTACGGGCCGATGCGCGCAGTAATCGGGACCAGATCATCGATGCGGCACTGGCGGTCTTCCGCGAACGCGGCACCGATATCCCCATGAAGGAGATCGCCGACCGCGCCGGGGTCGGCGTCGGCACCCTCTACCGCCGCTTCCCCGATCGCGACGCACTCCTGATCGCGACCACGCGGGCGCATCTGGAGCGGCTCGCGGAGCTGGCCGCCACGGCCTGGCGCGAGGAGCGCACGGCCTGGGGCGGAATGCGCCGATTCCTGCGCGAATGCGTCGAAATGCAGCTCGGCGCACAGTCTTCCGCCATCGGCCCCACCGTGCACAAGGCCATGCACGCCGACCCCCGATTGACCGAGGTCCGCGCCGCGGTCGTCGATCTGGTGGCGCGGATGACCGTCCAGGCCCAAGCCGACGGCGACCTGCGCCCGGACGTAGGCCCGGAAGATATCGCCCTGATCATGACCGTGCAGGTCTACACCCGCGAAGGCGAGTCCTACCTCGAAGCCGTCGACCGCGTCATGACGATCATGGTGGACGGCCTACGCCCCCAACCTGATTCGGCGAGCTAGCGGATGGTGGATCCCGGCCAGAAGCATGCCGGGATGACGAGGGGACGCATGCGGAAAGCCGCCCGGCCGAGTGGCCGGACGGCATGGAGCGCCGACAATCAGC is a genomic window containing:
- a CDS encoding TetR/AcrR family transcriptional regulator, with product MGPTAEQLRADARSNRDQIIDAALAVFRERGTDIPMKEIADRAGVGVGTLYRRFPDRDALLIATTRAHLERLAELAATAWREERTAWGGMRRFLRECVEMQLGAQSSAIGPTVHKAMHADPRLTEVRAAVVDLVARMTVQAQADGDLRPDVGPEDIALIMTVQVYTREGESYLEAVDRVMTIMVDGLRPQPDSAS